The DNA segment attaaatattttatttgcgcaATAAGTCATAGCGCTGTGTGTTCTTTCATGGATTATAAAGTGTTAATAACTACATCGGAAACCAAAGATGATGAAGAAGCTAGCGAGGTGTAacattcgaaataaaataattatttttacattgtttgAAAACGTGTTTAAAGAATGTTGTTCTAGCGCACGTGGTAAAGAAAATTGATTATACGTGCCAAACTGCGTCgaatttactttgtattttactgataaaatatgttaatgttgggttatagaaaaaacaaataacgtatttacttaaaataatcgATCAAAATATGGATTAATTTACCTTTAAAAGTATTGTCCAAAAAAccattacttaatatattatgataaagaaaaaaaaaacatattttgactacGTTAGTTACGAAGAACATGTTTGTATCCCATTACAATAAAAAGATCCCACATCTTTTATACATGATTGTATTATGATCTGATCTTCATTTACGCccctaaaaacaaaataatcatataatcttcggaatatttttattttattcaaaaaaagacAATTAACTAAAAACGTGTTATGTTATTGTAGATAAGCGCAAATCAGACTCTCAATGGCAACACAGAGATCCACGTGCCGTTCAACTTGGTGGCGGGCTGGTGTCTCGAGGCCGAAGCTTTGCCACCTTCGCACaggtaagttttatatattctcTGTTCCAGTTATATATACTAAAGCTAAGTTTAGACTAAGCAGTTATATCACGCACAACGGCCTTTTACGGACTAAGTGCATTAAAAGGAGCCCCTCAACAGTCCCCGACCAGCAAGTTCGAGCAGCAACATATTGCACAAAAATTCCTAATGTGTTCACTAGCGGCAATATTGCAATTATTCTATGGACTTTCTACTCTCCGCAAGTCCTGCaggtttgaatttttattttatttgcaaaagtCAGATTGCCGTGAATGTTAATTTAAACTCATATGTAGGTTAATGCTATGATAAAGTTTTGCTATTGAAAATATTCTATTCGTTCGGCATTGAATTTCTGAAAATGTCTTTTTACTATACATTCGACAGAAAAAAGAAGTATAGTTCGTTAAAAGtgcgtataaaatataatacaattgtaagtataaaaattctaaaactaTTCAGATCAACACCAACGATTGTACGTAAAACATACGTTTTGATATCAAATGACAATGAGACGTGTTTTTATAGCCGGTGATTCAACAAAAATTACACCATATATTGCGCTTGCGcatgtgtttataatttattggaataCAAAAGATATTGTAATGCTGGCCCTACACCTGACGTATTTGAGCGAATATTCGCATCATTTAGCAAAATCGACTACATAAATAACACAAAGTCGACATTGCTTTGCCCAAATGGCGcacatattttcacaaatatgcCAAACGTAGTACCAGCTTTGTGTACTTTGTATGTACTATAAATATCTTTTCATGGCAGGGCTGGTAAACTTCTCGCTCTACGATTGCTGTGCGAGTCAACGCAGGCGCAAGGCCCGGGCGCGCCATCGTCCTGCAATAACCGATTGCATTTAGCGCATCTCAATCTATACCAACGAGCTTTACATCATGgtacgtatattttaaaaacagttatttttcttaattcattcgctcttaatataaattaagcaatttaatattaaaagttatatatttcccaattaaaatatattcaacattcTATCTCTAGAGATTGCAATGTGCATTATAAACGTGCAAAAcatgatatgaaaaaaaaatgaagtatgttttgctatttcacgatagattgagtaaaccatcgcatgagtgcaaaatttttatatggcaatcttcccaatgtccgctctatataatcttggAACACTTTGGCTATAactatcatattttaaaatatagaatcaTAATTGGTATTTGTCAGGTCTAACCGGCGAAGACAGATCAGTAGTGGACGTGTTGGTCGAGTATGCAGCGCCGAGGTACTTATCGCTCGCGCTCGATGGCTACTCCCTGCTGCTGCTGGACTTCGTGCACGCCTCCACCGTCGTGCTCAACTCATCCGATATGGGGCCGTCGGTCAGTGTTGCcagttgtattaaaattaacagaGCAAATAGAGGCTATTATAGATGGTAcaaaaattaatgataattaatttgGTCCCGAATTTTGATGTGTTGAAATTGCGACATTAAATGCATCGTTTTatcgaataaataattttaattattagaccgaaacgttaattataatagtaaaatacatAATGGCTTACGGAAAATCAAAAGTTATGCGTAAAAGTAAATCAAACAAGTTTAAAGACAAACAAAGGTATTATGTAGGAAATATATagttattagtttttcttttcaTAGTGTCCACGCACGGCCGCCGTGACATTCCTGGGCTCTCTGTTGTCGCTCCCGGACGAACTGATGAACGCTCCGATGCTTCAACCATACCCACACCAGTACAACACAGTGTCCTGTCCAGATCTGAAGGTTCGGAAATGTTGcagattgtttaaaaatatttaaatataattattaattttacctaCTTAAATATGCCATTGaaagttgtatattttactaagctttttattaatttacattttgtagtaagtttgtatataatttatggaAGATGCTAAAAAGTAAATTGGATTGTTACGAAATGATTCTACgttttaaatactttgaaatataaatatattgactgTCCAAACGCCAGACTGGAGATCCCGTATATTTCACTTTCAAGCCTGATTCTGACACCGCAATTGAAAAtggtaattatttgtaatattgtttgaGTGAACGTTGTTTATGTTGCGCAGGAGCACGTGCTGAACATCGTGGTGCGCGTGTGCCGGCGCGAGGAGCAGCGCAGGCGCGCGCAGTGCCGGCGCGTGCGCACTGGCTGCGCACCTCGCGCACGTGCTCGCCACCCGCGCGCACCAGCCGCGCCTGCCCGACTACCTGTTGTGTCTGCTGCAGATGCTCATGGTCAGTGCACACCACCCTACTCTTTGTGACATTATGCCGCCATATATCTCGTCGATAAACTCACTTGTGCtctaataaatcttataaataaaaattaatcaacGTACGTTTGTACGTACATAACTTCCAAGCGACTGCACCAAATtggataaatctttcttttatgtGTTCGTTATTATCAGGGCTAGGcgtgtatgaaaaaatattttaaaatatgtatatgagcaaatattttaaataatatatatattttcgggTGGGTTTAGATTCACTATTGCACCCAATTGCGCTGGACTATGGTTTTATGATTTTATCTTCATCTACTTTTTAGGGCAAAACTAAGTTTGTCAAGGctgctagtaatatataaacaataaataataaaaatattgatgacAAAATTGTCAtccatattttctttaaaaagtgggatatttgtatccgctcggatagcgaccacaataCACAAgttgtaaaacccgccatagtggcctacataagtgtatcgcgttctaggatcagccGGTGCATATCCGATTTCAAACAGgttggcataattgtatcaactgacgagggataatcatctctcgtcagtcaacactctacCTAGACcctactccgcttaccatcaggtgcagtgaggtcactttatCGCGCCCGAATAGAAAAAATTTACCTGTAGGTGAACAGGCCATGAGCTAACGAtgacactgttttttttttttgtattttgatcaTTCTAAAcccattttaaatgttaaaattaatgtgtTGATTACATTACGCTTTACTAAACTAATATTgagtagaataaaaaatatttattgcgaaGGCTAgacatttgaataatttatgtcCAAGGTAGCTATTTTGCACACAATTCATAAGACATTGACATAAAAACGCAAGGAATACGCGTTAAGTGAAAGGCACACACGTTAGTGGCTCATATTattcttagaaaaatatatttcactttcTCTTTGTTTGTCAATATgtgtatgttaataaaattcaagAATTCAAACACCTTTCACTCAAAACATCCTTATGTTTCCTCCTAACTTTCCCAGAGCTCAGCAACAgaagaaaacacaaaaaaataatcgactttataatactattttatgtaTCTCATTCCGTAATcaatgtttatttcatatttttttaattcaatgatCAAAGATATGATTGACATAATGTCTAATTTTCAGATGAAAAACAAGAACTTGGCAAAAGTAGTGAGCGACTGCATACTGGTCCTAGCCGACTACACAGACCGCATAATAGAGATGTACCCTGGACTCGCtggtacgatttttttttagcaGTCAATTAAAAACATAGTTAAACCGCTTTAAATATTGTATCCACTCGTTATAGTAAATCTTTTATATACACCCTAAGtttcaaaaaggttttttataacCATGTCTTAAACAACACCCAATACGAATTCATGGAATTATTATctcgatttaaataaaaaattgtattcttaTATAacgtagtactttgtaattaatttattaatacgatCAGGtacaataagtataattttatttctcctACTTCTATAACTTCCTCCCATTTCCACcaggtaaaataataaagtggaTATGCGCGTGCCTGGTGCAAATATCTCCGAACAGCAGCCGCGACTCCGTGAAGCCGCTGGCCGGCTCGCTGCTGCTGTGCCTCGCCGAGTTCGCGGTGCGCTGCGGGCCCGCCTACCTCATGCACGAGAAGGACGGCGACCAGACCTTATTGCTGATGATATTTAAGGTGTGCTATTGTtgattatgatttcttatgtttacgcgaatgttacacattgaaattaaactacttttcggattctatcgtggttttttatatttaagttttcccccgacgtttcgaagactttgcagccttcatggtcacgggggggactatctatagaatccgaaaagtagtttaatttcaatgttgttCCATTTTCTATACGTTCATAGCAAATTGTAGTTTGCTGTGCCTCACACTCTCCTCAGCACCCCATGTAactttttatatagaaaataatgtttCCTCTAAACTTGAAACTATTAGAAACAGGATATTGAACCGTTCATTAGTCTCTTCTCTCTGCTCGGTTTGACACTCAccgattaataaatattaaaaacatctgTTTCTATACCTTGTAGATAACGGTACTAAATTATGGGCCTTTTTCACAATTTCAGAGAAATGTTATTCTTACATATACGTATAAGGCGACCAGATACATGTCAGATTCAAATCTAATCTCcgatataaatactaataaaatgacTACTATCTGCAACAGCTGTTTAgtactgttaaaaaaaatactttaagttTGTGGAACAGGCCCTCCATAAAATGAGAACATCTCACAGAAGTACTATggctgttatttaaaaaaaaacgtttttttctgTATGATGCCGGTGACTTGTCTTCGAATTAATAGGCAGTAAAGTTTTGttctattttaatgaatatcaaTGTTTTGGACGTTCAAAAATCTCTTTTTGGAAGTCTGAGAACTGATGCAAGTTGTCCCCAGATTTCCTCAGTTCTTTGTGGTTATTAGAATACGGATTATTTAACGGAATGTGAATGTCAAGTGGttcgataaatatttgtttatcacTTCAAGAGTGATTCATTCAACGGCACTCACCGCGGATAACggaaatattagttttgtttaactttaatgttattattgaaatatagtttttaatggtTACGTATTTTGCTGTAAACCTATATTTCGATATTTAGAAGACAAATCTGCGtaactattttttgttataaataaaataggtatagGATTCAGAATTcgaaaaattaatagaaaaaaatcaatcaataaaaaaatatatttgcaacaaatacataatataaaaaaatagaaacatacAAACAGTGACTTTGTGTAGTAAAACCTACACTTTTAAGCATCAATGCAGAGATGGTAAAAATCCAAGATGAAGTTTGTTCCAAGGGTTTGGCACAAATATCTTCCCCGAGTTGATTTTGGTCGAAATATCCCATGCAAATTAATATTGGATGAAATATCTCGCCCAAATTAGTGTTGGACGTAATATATCGTCCATGTTAATGTGGGACGAAATATTTCGTCCAAATTGTTGCTACAAGATGACCGCATTACTGTTGTGCACCGGGGTGCTCAACGTGCTCCTGGGGTTGGAAACCGTGCTCGTCAGCGGTGAAGGTGACGGTGTAGACGAGCCCGTCGGTGCCGACGTATTTGTAGCTACCGTTCACCTCGATCGCCTTGTGGTTGTCGCCGAAGTCTTTCAGCGTGCCTGTCTCCTGGCGCGCTGTGCCGTCACTTGTCTCGAAACTGCAAAGAGATTGTGTTGTAAAATTTGTtcgatatcttttttttttggtgttgGGTTATAATTCAGTCCATAGCTCCAATATTCCACAATTTTTGGTAAAATCTTAcgaacatcaaatattttagagatgccataatacaattaaaagccatagcataatttataaaagctcTTAAATACTCACTCGAAGTTGTAGCCCTCGGGGTTGACGTCTGAATCCTGCTTGAGGATGTAGACTTCGTGCTGGGGTGGTTGTTGCTGCTGGGGCGCGGCGAGGGCGACGGCCACCATGGCGAGAGCGACGAGTACCTGAACAATAttattaggatatattttattttagttaaatttctAGCCagtttaatatcaaatatattattaatttaaaaatattatatttttttttattaaagtattttttactcaCGATTTTCTGCATTATGCTTTTGCGTGGGGTTTGTAGGTAGGTGACTACTGCGCTGGGGTCAGCTGTTGAGTGTACCGACATCGGGGCGTGCGGCCGTTTTAAATGCAAACACTAATTGGTGACAACACTACGATGTGCGTCGGTGTAATGAGGTGCTAATGAAAAGAGAGAACACGCGTCCCACTAAACCGAAATTCGGCTTCGCAGTTACATAAGGCATTGTTTGTTCTATTGCAAATACGATCTTGTTAGCATTACCGAAACGTTTTGAACTGTGACCTTTCCAGGTTTTACATGCGGTGATGAAAGGCACGAATGGCGCTGACATTGAGGGGCTTTCGCTGCCCGTTGACGAGGACTTCGATCCCAATACTCAGCTGGATAATCTGGGGCCAAAGACTTCGCCGGCGTCCACTATCGATGTCAAGCTGTGGGCTCAGACGGTGAGTTACATTTATGAGCGATTCTAATGACgagtaaatattacaatttctaaaaaaaaaatcgttgatAAATTAGTATAACTTTCAATTAGGATATGAAACAGCTCAACCTGCATAAAGTTTAGCTAATATTGATGACTCATAAACAGCGTTGCCTGCATCGCTGATCGTCCATTTCCTACTCTAAGACCATAGCATTAAAGATACTTGTGAagcaagtaaaattattagacTCTGTTCAATATAACCTTACAGCAAAAAACGTGAGATTttgtcataataaaattttgaattaacaaCCTTTACTGAAAGTTACTGGTTGTAGTTGTAAAGTGCTATCTTGCTTCTAGGTATACGGCAAGTTTATTGTCACAATAGTGGACCgagatgttataaaatatgttttatattatgtaaatagattgtctatttattttggcgtatttttatggtatatgtattaattatttaattaagtaagtaaATTATTGCCGCGTTAGCAAGTT comes from the Manduca sexta isolate Smith_Timp_Sample1 chromosome 13, JHU_Msex_v1.0, whole genome shotgun sequence genome and includes:
- the LOC119189162 gene encoding larval cuticle protein 65Ag1-like, which produces MSVHSTADPSAVVTYLQTPRKSIMQKIVLVALAMVAVALAAPQQQQPPQHEVYILKQDSDVNPEGYNFDFETSDGTARQETGTLKDFGDNHKAIEVNGSYKYVGTDGLVYTVTFTADEHGFQPQEHVEHPGAQQ